Proteins from a genomic interval of Plasmodium reichenowi strain SY57 chromosome 11, whole genome shotgun sequence:
- a CDS encoding hypothetical protein (conserved Plasmodium protein, unknown function) yields the protein MATSETQNIKTASVNGSEENVYLKDAHMNSLHENYNVSTKNVVDTNPAEGYYTISHDENHTIDPNNIPYIIPGITETGMPLDPTTMQAAAALNQSLMYPNNAISTEYPQYHMFNGMNSMYGGIPQYYGGMNIPMNPYYDPYGIINPLACSNLSIEKTKKKTKKCYCC from the exons ATGGCTACTTCAGAGacacaaaatataaaaactGCTTCAGTTAACGGAAGTGAagaaaatgtatatttaaagGATGCACACATGAATTCTTTAcatgaaaattataacgTATCTACTAAAAATGTAGTAGATACAAACCCTGCAGAAGGATACTACACAATTAGTCATGATGAAAACCACACCATTGATCCAAATAATATACCTTACATAATACCTGGAATTACTGAAACTGGAATGCCTTTAGATCCAACAACTATGCAAGCTGCTGCAGCATTAAATCAAAGTTTAATGTATCCCAACAATGCAATATCAACAGAATATCCc CAATATCATATGTTTAATGGAATGAATTCCATGTATGGAGGAATCCCTCAATATTACGGAGGCATGAATATTCCAATGAATCCGTATTATGATCCTTATGGAATTATAAACCCATTAGCATGCTCTAACTTAAGTATAGAGAAGACAAAGAAGAAAACCAAGAAATGTTATTGCTGCTAA
- a CDS encoding myosin F, putative, with protein MYKQKSLESRDINYIYENSFVWVHINSIKKKNSLLYREIYEYYKHRNSSFCFFKGSVKRFVSKNEVEIYIFIDDNYNTSKDDFNYNIIENVKYLLPIDTNFGCSDNTQLIYLNSPNLLENIYQRYNKAYINKENRNCIYTYIGYILLSVNPYENFDIYDESYMKRIKDRNDLFAIPHPFSIANDAYNCLLEDKISQSIIISGESGAGKTESSKQVLKYLTYLSYFQKGYKKKKKKMIPNECDKIEIDNMKYVDNNLKYMDDTLLYNYKRCGYTTSDNNSPQEENDTIKKAKKNYDYDKHSYSDNNDNIKNNIDKKKKKKNNSKKNISNINLKSDDYTNIINTYSSSTYEEKIQNSNPLLECFGNAKTIKNDNSSRFGKLMKLNYNEKGILCSASIETYLLAKSRVVDVPKGEGNYHIFYSLCQNEKLSKEFDLLPWYEYNYLIEADKKIKNKYTYYNTYDDNIYNKNDDNENTNNINDNKKERLKRNYEKDDNYILKRQNEKSYENTKKNKKKNDIIEDGNNINSKYKKNKYKDGDINMYQKYNKKDAPEKPFDCIQWKNLYSLDFIIKCFNSIGVLPNEQEEIYKTLICILLLGNINFVESNNDQEPIKIQNIEICKKLSQLLYIKSDNSNINKIIEILTIKRVRETQKSYTYQQAIYNRDVISKILYQLLFEYIILCVNDSLNDSDNNIYSEWSEKDTFFENEKVIKEDESFIDMDEKKNKKRKTFRRKTKNVNIQNEYESDDTDENIIINKKINFIGILDIYGFENFSNEGMNGFEQLCINYANEILHAFFLKQIIHNEEKIHYEENLRIEKISYNDNSNVISLIGDTKDISIYTILEDLSLLFVSNKSNEDDNKDIFYEKLNKNIINSAKYKNIIRNYKVANKSFIISHYAGDVLYDSRDFFNKNVDILTNDIEMFLSSCNYFISENLLKRKRFRNWKCEDIKGETSRVLKENHEKKKCDRTKQCDDLNKQCDVTNKQYDDANKQNYNDKSKKNNKRKLSVKEMISHHEKESKNTISCYNNSTNNNLYKNKVKTIFSSFKKQLEVLSNKLSKTSSKFIRCIKPNQEKQAKLFNKNLVLSQLVMSGMVDILNLMKNGYPCRVLYDDIWIRYSGILQEDMKRYLTPKMFCKIVLMFLEINSNEYTFGKTKIFFRFGVLSIINEILNKNEKKKNTFIQCVYKYWLHIRKRRLLNFVLFGCRFKILFKKRRAKLLMEEGLDLYNKYLFKKKLECIEKILFFYFNVYKQRIFFLKLKSSTLIIQKNYRTYILRKKFLYMKKQILFIQDYYLFQKYFKQRVKAANIIRKNWIMYITKYDYKYLLKCIIKIQRAFKKYMKKKYILYCLKIAHVKDSKKKNMYHPTFTKNEIEEKKKIYPLNILKKKSFNVTDRIGSFIYVQTRKHRHTITVGDKFLLSSTSIHNRKKRKTWDAGNNYLTSQYITSTNSYYNENDDIKRQYQNNNSNVNTFNEHLNLGKRKNSNIEDKPIISVGNIVKNERNKIKNVQKNTKNINRTNAKNKFRFSNLSVCSGTINTDRKNINYKNDIIGLRKSHKNEMKRKTYNHANNRNEFVSSYKREKNKVSNHIKNTIYDRYIQKYKQNHMCPQKGKKKKSIYIRGNYSNISNIYSVYKPTKEEVLEEQYDFDLTDVLIIPEDFHVTQTNIPEPDINLMNNENDILLNHFLDTNLDSRIPLIELNMFKCC; from the exons atgtataaacAAAAGTCCTTAGAATCAAGAGATataaattacatatatgaGAATTCTTTCGTTTGGGTACATATAAATTctattaaaaagaaaaacagtttattatatcgagagatttatgaatattataaacataGAAATAgttctttttgtttttttaaaggGAGCGTGAAAAGATTTGTTTCTAAAAATGAAgtagaaatatatatatttatagatgataattataacacATCTAAAGATGActttaattataatataatagaaaatgtaaaatatttattaccTATAGATACAAATTTTGGTTGTAGTGATAACACacaattaatatatttgaattcACCAAATTTGttagaaaatatttatcaaagatataataaagcatatataaataaagaaaaccgaaattgtatttatacatatatcGGTTATATCTTATTATCAGTAAATCCATATGaaaattttgatatatatgatgaaagttatatgaaaagaataaaagATAGAAATGACTTATTTGCTATCCCTCATCCATTTTCAATAGCCAATGATGCATATAATTGTTTACTTGAAGATAAGATAAGTCAATCTATAATTATAAGTGGAGAAAGTGGAGCTGGGAAAACAGAATCATCAAAACAGGTTCTAAAGTATTTAACTTATTTGAGTTATTTTCAAAAAGGttataagaaaaagaaaaagaaaatgattCCAAATGAATGTGATAAAATAGAAATtgataatatgaaatatgTAGATAATAATCTGAAATATATGGATGACACTTTactatataattataaaagatGTGGATATACAACAAGCGATAATAATAGTCCTcaagaagaaaatgatactatcaaaaaagcaaaaaaaaattatgattatGATAAACATAGTTATAGTGATAATAACgataacataaaaaataatatagataaaaaaaaaaaaaagaaaaataattcaaaaaaaaatatttcaaatataaatttaaagTCAGATgattatacaaatattataaatactTATTCGTCCTCCACgtatgaagaaaaaatacaaaatagTAATCCTCTATTAGAATGTTTCGGTAATGCAAAGactataaaaaatgataatagtAGTAGATTTGGTAAACTAAtgaaattaaattataatgaaaaaggTATATTATGTTCTGCTTCCATTGAAACATATTTACTAGCCAAATCGAGAGTTGTTGATGTTCCAAAAGGAGAAGgaaattatcatattttttattcccTATGTCagaatgaaaaattatcaaAAGAATTTGATTTATTACCATGGTATGAATATAACTATTTAATTGAAGcagataaaaaaataaaaaataaatacacatattataatacttatgatgataatatatataataaaaatgatgataatgaaaatacaaataatattaatgataataaaaaagaaagattaaaaagaaattatgaaaaggatgataattatatattaaaaaggcaaaatgaaaaatcatatgaaaatacaaaaaaaaataaaaaaaaaaatgatattatagaagatggtaataatataaactctaaatataaaaagaacaaatataaggatggtgatataaatatgtatcAAAAGTATAATAAGAAGGATGCACCAGAGAAACCATTTGATTGTATACAGTGGAAAAATTTATACAGCTTAGATTTCATcataaaatgttttaataGTATAGGTGTTCTTCCAAATGAAcaagaagaaatatataaaacattaatatgtatactTCTTTTAggtaatataaattttgtaGAAAGTAATAATGATCAAGAACCTATTAAAATTCAAAATATCGAGATTTGTAAAAAACTAAGCCaactattatatataaaaagtgATAATTCAAATATCAATAAAATCATCGAAATATTAACAATAAAAAGGGTTAGAGAAACACAAAAAAGTTATACATACCAACAAGCGATTTATAATCGAGATGTTATATCcaaaattttatatcagctcttatttgaatatataattttatgtGTAAATGATTCATTGAATGAtagtgataataatatctaTTCAGAATGGTCTGAGAAGGATACATTTTTTGAGAATGAAAAAGTGATCAAAGAAGATGAATCATTTATAGATATggatgaaaaaaagaataaaaagCGAAAGACCTTTAGGAGGAAAACAAAGAATgtaaatatacaaaatgaaTATGAGAGTGATGATActgatgaaaatataataatcaataagaaaataaattttatagGAATCTTAGATATATATGGTTTTGAAAATTTTAGTAATGAAGGTATGAATGGATTTGAACaattatgtataaattatgctaatgaaatattacatgcgttttttttaaaacaaataattcataatgaagaaaagatacattatgaagaaaatttaAGAATAGAAAAGATTTCTTATAATGACAATAGTAATGTTATTAGTCTTATAGGAGATACAAAAgatataagtatatatacCATATTGGAAGATTTATccttattatttgtatctAATAAATCTAATgaagatgataataaagatatattcTATGAGAAACtcaataaaaatataataaattcggcaaagtataaaaatattattagaaaTTATAAGGTAGCAAATAAgtcttttattatatctcATTATGCAGGTGATGTATTATATGATTCTAGAGATTTTTTCAACAAGAATGTTGACATACTGACTAATGATATAGAAATGTTTTTATCAAGttgtaattattttataagtGAAAATTTGTTGAAAAGGAAAAGATTCCGAAATTGGAAGTGTGAAGATATTAAGGGGGAAACCTCAAGGGTTTTAAAAGAGAAtcatgaaaaaaaaaaatgtgatAGGACCAAACAATGTGATGATTTGAACAAACAATGTGATGTTACGAACAAACAATATGATGATGCGAAcaaacaaaattataatgataagagcaaaaaaaataacaaaagaAAACTATCGGTAAAGGAGATGATATCTCATCATGAAAAGGAGTCCAAAAATACGATTTCctgttataataatagtactaataataatttgtatAAGAATAAGGTGAAAACAATATTTTCGTCCTTTAAAAAACAGTTGGAAGTTTTATCGAATAAATTAAGTAAGACTTCATCAAAATTTATAAGATGTATAAAACCAAATCAAGAAAAGCAAgcaaaattatttaataagaATTTAGTGTTAAGTCAACTAGTTATGAGTGGTATGGtagatattttaaatttgaTGAAGAATGGTTATCCTTGTAGAGTTTTATATGATGACATATGGATACGATATAGTGGTATATTACAAGAAGATATGAAAAGATATTTAACTCCTAAAATGTTTTGTAAAATCGTTTTAATGTTTTTAGAAATAAATTCAAATGAATATACCTTTGGTAagacaaaaatattttttcgTTTTGGTGTATTATCTATtattaatgaaatattaaataaaaatgagaagaagaaaaatacCTTCATTCAATGtgtttataaatattggctacatataagaaaaaggagattattaaattttgttttatttgGATGTAgatttaaaatattatttaaaaagagAAGAGCAAAACTTTTGATGGAAGAAGGATTGGATTTatacaataaatatttatttaaaaaaaaattagaatgtatagaaaaaatactgttcttttatttcaatgtatataaacaaagaatttttttcttaaaattaaaaagtagtacattaattatacaaaaaaattatcgaacatatattttaagaaaaaaatttttatacatGAAGAAGcaaattttatttatacaagattattatttatttcaaaaGTATTTTAAACAAAGAGTTAAAGCAGctaatattataagaaaaaattggattatgtatataactaaatatgattataaatatttattaaagtgtattattaaaatacaaagagcatttaaaaaatatatgaaaaaaaagtacATACTTTACTGTTTAAAAATAGCACATGTGAAAGActctaaaaaaaaaaatatgtatcACCCTACttttacaaaaaatgaaatagaagaaaaaaaaaaaatttatccattgaatatattaaaaaagaagtCTTTTAATGTTACAGATCGAATAGgttcttttatatatgttcagACAAGAAAGCATCGCCACACCATTACA GTAGGAGATAAGTTTTTGCTGTCATCCACTAGTATACATAATAggaagaaaagaaaaacatgGGATGCAGGAAACAATTATTTAACATCCCAATATATTACAAGTACAAACAGTTATTACaatgaaaatgatgatattaaGAGGCaatatcaaaataataatagtaatgTAAACACCTTTAATGAACATTTAAATCTTgggaaaagaaaaaatagCAATATTGAAGATAAACCAATTATAAGTGTAGGAaatattgtaaaaaatgaaagaaacaaaataaaaaatgtgcAGAAAAATAcgaaaaatattaatagaaCTAACGCAAAGAATAAATTTCGATTCAGTAATTTGAGTGTATGTAGTGGTACTATTAATACGGATaggaaaaatattaacTACAAGAATGACATAATAGGCCTTAGGAAATCac ataaaaatgaaatgaaaaGGAAAACATATAACCATGCAAATAACCGAAATGAATTTGTTTCAAGTTATAAAAGAGAGAAAAACAAAGTATCcaatcatataaaaaatacaatatatgATAGATATATTCAGAAATATAAGCAAAATCATATGTGTCCACAAAAAgggaagaaaaaaaaatccatatatattagaggaaattatagtaatatcagtaatatatatagtgTATATAAACCTACAAAGGAAGAGGTGTTAGAAGAGCAGTATGATTTTGATTTGACTGATGTg CTTATAATTCCAGAAGACTTTCATGTTACTCAAACGAATATACCCGAACCGGATATTAATCTTATGaataat gaaaatgatattttattaaaccACTTTTTAGATACCAATCTTGATTCAAGAATACCATTAATTGAACTAAACATGTTCAAATGTTGCTAA
- a CDS encoding hypothetical protein (conserved Plasmodium protein, unknown function): MDTVSEKSQIEDVLDKILPGKDLNLVTLKSVRKDVADFLNVEESYFSENKEKKELLKTILKEKILILYNEQQNEEKKKKKKNSQSDISEKKEKSKADLQKSESKNNNLKKKRKIIESEEETNINSDEEEEEEEFQRKKPKKQKNSNVSTLSLLEKKKKKKRDSESSNNNDYNDEYDEDDDEQEEEESLSKKKSKKKNSTTSPKVKNVHTIKKEKLRKIVLDLKIGPTIFKDLNKEDDEDYNKKLEERIIQYCEKKGICSEKNKLPTPTEVYEYKKSIKLKEELDGIDPSNIIDTTTRPRRRNPNPYISQSFVASDEEEEEEEDNEDDDDDDEVVHEEGEGEADEEENDKKKKKKLSKEKKKKSDKNKKHDEDADEDADEDVDEDVDEDDGDEKDEEDDEDEEDEEDEDDDDEEDDDDDDDEDDDDDDDDEDDDEDDKDDEEDDD; encoded by the exons atgg ATACTGTAAGTGAAAAGTCACAAATAGAAGATGTACTAGATAAAATACTTCCTGGTAAGGACCTGAATTTGGTTACGTTAAAAAGTGTAAGGAAAGACGTGGCAGATTTTTTGAATGTTGAAGAATCTTATTTTTCAGAgaataaagaaaagaaggaattattaaaaactatattaaaagagaaaattttgatattatataatgaacaACAAAAtgaggaaaaaaaaaaaaaaaaaaaaaattctcAGAGTGATATTTCagaaaagaaagaaaaatcTAAAGCTGATTTACAAAAAAGTGAATcgaaaaataataatttaaaaaaaaaaagaaaaattattgaaAGTGAAGAAGAAACCAATATTAATTCagatgaagaagaagaagaagaagaattTCAGAGAAAAAAACCAAAAAAGCAAAAAAATAGTAATGTTTCTACATTATCcttattagaaaaaaaaaaaaaaaaaaaaagagataGTGAGTcatctaataataatgattataaCGACGAATATGACgaagatgatgatgaacaagaagaagaagaaagcctttcaaaaaaaaaaagcaaaaagaaaaattcAACAACTTCTCCTAAAGTTAAAAATGTCcatacaataaaaaaagaaaaattaagaaaaattGTATTAGACTTAAAAATAGGACCAACCATTTTTAAAGATTTGAACAAAGAAGATGACGAAgattataataagaaattaGAAGAACGAATTATACAATACtgtgaaaaaaaaggaatatgttcagaaaaaaataaattaccAACACCTACCGAAgtatatgaatataaaaaaagtattaaattaaaagagGAACTTGATGGTATTGATCCTTCTAATATTATAGATACCACAACAAGACCAAGAAGGAGAAATCCTAACCCTTACATAAGCCAGTCATTTGTAGCTTCGGATGAAGAAGAGGAAGAGGAAGAAGATAATGAAGATGATGACGATGATGATGAAGTGGTACATGAAGAAGGAGAAGGAGAAGCagatgaagaagaaaatgataaaaagaagaaaaaaaaattaagtaaggaaaagaaaaagaaatctgacaaaaataaaaaacatgATGAAGATGCAGATGAAGATGCAGATGAAGATGTAGATGAAGATGTAGATGAAGATGACGGGGATGAAAAGGATGAAGAggatgatgaagatgaagaagatgaagaagatGAAGATGACGACGACGAAGAAGATGATGACGATGATGACgatgaagatgatgatgatgatgatgacgATGAAGATGATGACGAAGATGATAAAGATGACGAAGAAGATGATGATTAA
- a CDS encoding P-loop containing nucleoside triphosphate hydrolase, putative, translated as MTNIDIDCTCLDLFEEHNKSYYFNDCAILKKCIKNGILKKCDSVCIYGKENCGKTLLLTEILADLTAVKELKGMNCKVVYLDCDLSFNYKNYENIINKKFDKHIIKNNKNNNICTYNDLKKVYGDNSFSNIYYIQILNPGHLIVVLNTLKNLLEGKNIFIEALFIDSLSFWNFCKYDKINFFSDNNYVKRKTSDLLDYAFTLILNLKKTFRFLFFYTKLSIEDKFMEYTINLSINEETKKQIRDNNENIDNTDHYSFVNNNLNSLKQIFLIPQNFNDILKTHIFRKKDFLTNNFLIEKPFLIFLIPNEKNEFTHINKKNDINSINFLLCLSSEMKNISRTHYSKFFFMIQNANTIIPL; from the coding sequence ATGACTAATATTGATATAGATTGTACCTGTTTAGATTTATTTGAAGAACATAACAAGAGTTATTATTTCAATGATTGCGctatattaaaaaaatgtataaagaatggaattttaaaaaaatgtgatagtgtatgtatatatggTAAAGAAAATTGTGGAAAGactttattattaacagAAATATTAGCTGACCTTACGGCTGTAAAAGAATTGAAAGGAATGAATTGTAAAGTTGTATATCTAGATTGTgatttatcatttaattataagaactatgaaaatattataaataaaaaatttgataaacatattataaaaaataataaaaataataacatatgtacatataatgatttaaaaaaagtatatggagataattctttttcgaatatatattatattcaaatattAAATCCAGGACATTTAATAGTTGTCCTTAATACgttaaaaaatttattagaagggaaaaatatatttattgagGCATTATTTATTGATTCTTTGTCTTTTTGGaatttttgtaaatatgataaaataaatttcttttcggataataattatgtaaaaaGGAAAACCTCAGACTTATTGGATTATGCATTTACtcttattttaaatttaaagaAAACATTTCGATTTCTATTTTTCTATACCAAATTATCAATTGAAGATAAATTTATGGAATATACCATAAATTTGTCTATTAACGAAGAAACAAAGAAACAAATACgagataataatgaaaatatagataatacTGATCATTACAGTTTcgtaaataataatttaaattcattaaaacaaatatttttaattccacaaaattttaatgatatattaaaaacaCATATTTTTAGGAAAAAAGATTTTCtaacaaataattttttaatagaAAAACCGTTCCTTATTTTCTTAATACCAAATGagaaaaatgaatttacacatataaataaaaaaaatgatataaacagtatcaattttttattatgcTTATCATcagaaatgaaaaatatcAGCAGAACGCACTATTCCAAGttcttttttatgataCAAAATGCCAACACAATTATAccattataa